TTGCCGCGCTTGCCCCGTTTGCAGAAGTACGCCACCACGTCGGCGGCGGCGATCAGTCGCGCCGCCTTGAGGGTGATGAGTTCCGGGTCGCCCGGGCCGGTGCCGATGCCGTAGAGCCGGCCGCCCTCGATTGCTGTCTCTGTCGCCATGGCGTCACCACCGCTCCGTTGCCAGGGCGTTCACCGCCGCGGCGGCCATGGCGCTGCCGCCGCGACGGCCGAACACCGTCAGGTAGTCGAGATCCGCCGCGTACGCCGCCAGGGACTCCTTGCTCTCCACCGCGCCGACGAAGCCAACGGGCATGCCCAGCACCGCGGCCGGGCGCGGCGCACCGGCATCCAGCATCTCCAGCAGACGAAACAGCGACGTCGGCGCGTTGCCGATGGCCACCACCGCGCCCGCCAGATCCTCGCGCCACAGCTCCATGGCCGCCGCGGAACGGGTGTTGCCCAGTTGCTCCGCCAGGGCCGGCACGCCCTCGTCGCGCAGGGTGCAGACCACCCGGTTGTCCACCGGCAGCCGCGCGCGGGTGATGCCGTGGGCCACCATCTGGCTGTCGCAGAGGATCGGCGCGCCGGCGGCAAGGGCCCGCCTTGCGGCATCACCCACGCCCGTGGAGAAGCCCACGTCGGCGGCCAGGTCGGTCATGCCGCAGGCATGGATCATGCGCACCACCGCCGGCAGCAGGGTTGCGGGAAACCGCGCCAGGTCCGCCTCCGCCTGGATGATGGCGAAGGACTGGCGATAGATCGCCTGGCCGTCGCGGATGTAATCGAGTTCAGACACGCGTTGTTTCCTCCTCCACGCGCCGGACCACGCTCTCGCGGCCCAGGCGACTGATGAATGCGTCCAGGGACTCCCGGGGCGCATGCCGTTCCCGGGCAAACAGGGTGTCCAGCGCCGCCACCCGCCGGCGGACCGTGGCCGGCGGCGCGGGCGGCCAATCCGGGGCGTGCGCCACGCCCCCGGTCAGGGTCATGGCGTAGTAACCGGCATCCGCCACCAGGGTCACTCCCGCGTGTGCCGGCGCCCCGCAGCCCTTGCCGCAGCCGGAGACATGCACCCGCTCCCCGGCCGCCAGCAGGGTCGGCGCCACGGCCTCGAGCGCCAGGGCGTCGTCGCGGGTAGCGGTGGTGGCCGAGGCGCAGCCGGGTGCGCCAACGCAGGCGCCCAGCCCGCGGCGGGGGTCGGCGGCATCGGTGATCGCGCCCAGCTCGCCCAAGGCGGTGACGGCGGCCGGCTCCATCCCGGTGATGAGCACACTGCGCCAGGGGGTCAGGCGGAGCGTCGGTGGCGTCTCCGGCGCCAGGCGTCGCTCACGAGCCAGCACCGCCAGTCCCCGGAGCTGCCAGGCCTCCAGGGCGCCGAACGGGAATTCCGCCTGCAGCCAGCCATCCGCGGCCCGCGGCGCCTGGCGGTCGCCCGGTTCCGGGGCAACGACATCGCCGGACCATGGCGCCAGCGCGCGGCGGAACGGCGCCTCGCCCCGCTCCAGCAGTGCCGTAGCCATGCGCGGCGGTTGCCCTTCCCCGGCCAGGTCGACAAGCGCCTCCAGCAGCGCAACGACAGCTGCAGCCGTATCCTGCGGGCCGATCGTGCCCACCGGTCGGGCATCCGCCGCACGCCCTGCCAGGCCAACGCGCCAGGCAACCCCCTGCGCCACCGGCACGGCGTCCAGGCGCACGTCGGCGTAGACATCCGGGACACCCAGGGTGCCGCCGCCATCGACCACGATTCCGGTCTTGGGCGGCAGACCGCGCAGTCGCGGATGGTCGGCCACTGCATCCGCCACGGCCCGGGCCACGGGGGCGCCATCGGCCACCGCCGTTGGGTCCAGATCGGTGACCGGGGCGGCGAGGACATTGCGCACCGCCTCGCGCTCCGGGTCCGCATCCGCCACGCCGGCACGGATCAAGGCGGTCTGGGCGTCGGTCAGGGTTGTCCGGGTGACGCCCCGAAGCTGCAGGTTGCCGCGGGAGGTCAGTTCCAGCCGGCCATTGCCGTGGCGCTCTGCCGCCGCGGCAAGGGCTTCGGCCTGTTCGAGGGTCAGCCCGCCGACGGGATGGCGCACCCGCAGCAGCAACCCGTCGCCGCTGGTCATGGGTGCCGCCACGCCGGGGCAGGCACCCCGCACCTGCGGCTGTTGCGGCGTGTCATGACTCCGTGTCCGCGTCATGGCTTCACCCGTGTCCCGCGCGCCACCAGCGCCCAGGCCACGGCCCCGGTGATCACCGTGGCCAGGCCCAGCATGGTGAACGTGGTCGTCCAGGGCAGTGCCCCGCTACCCAGCAGCCCATGGCGGAAACCGTCGATGAGGTAGTACATGGGGTTGGCCAGGGACAGGCTCTGCCACGGCTCGGCCAGGCGCTCCACCGGGTAGAACAGACCGCCCAGGTAGATCAGCGGCGTGAGCACGAAGGTGGCCACCACCGAGGTGTGATCGAAGGTGCGGGCGAAGATGCCGTTGATCAGCCCGGCGAACGCGAACAGCAGGGCGGCCAGCAACGCCAGGCCCAGCGTGGCACCCGGGTGATGCAGCTGCAGCCCGGTGAGCGGCAGGGCCAGGGCGGCCACCAGCAGCCCCACCAGCAGCCCACGCAGCACACCGCCGGTGACGAAGCCGGCAACGATGAGCCAGGCGGGCATGGGCGCCACCAGCAGCTCCTCGATATGGCGCTGCAGCTTGGCGCCGAAGAAGGACAGGGTGACATTGTTGTAGGCGTTGGTGACCACCGCCAGCATGACCAGCCCGGGCATGAGGAACTCGGTGTAGCCGACACCGCCCATGGTGCCGATCTCCCGGCCCACCAGCTCCCCCAGCACCACCAGGAACAGCATCGCCGTCACCACCGAGGGCAGCAGGGTCTGCACCCAGGTGCGCAGGAAACGCCGCAGCTGCTTGACCACCATGCCCCGGTAGCCGAACCAGTACCCGGCCGCACTCATGACGCCCCCTGCGTGCCGCCGCGGACCCGCTCCAGGAAGAGCTGCTCCAGGCGATTGGTCTTGTTGCGAAGGCTCGCCACCGCCAGTCCCTGGGCGCTGAGCTCGGCGAAGAGACCGTTGAGGGGTTGGCCCCGGGGCACGTCCACCTCCAGGGTGCGCGGGTCCACCTGCCGCACCGTGATACCGCCAAGATCCGGCGGGCGCGGGTGATCGGCGGCGAGGTCCAGCACCAGGGTGTCGTGATCCAGGCCCTGGAGCAGTTCCGCGGGCGTGCCGCGCGCGGCGATGCGCCCGCCGTCGATGAACGCCAGGTCATCGCAGAGCTGCTCCGCTTCTTCCAGGTAGTGGGTGGTAAGCAGCACGGTGGTGCCGGCGGCGTTGAGCCCGCGCAGCAGCTCCCACAGGGTGTGGCGCGCCTCCACGTCGACGCCGGCGGTGGGCTCGTCCAGCAGCAGCAGACGGGGTTCGTGGACCAGCGCCCGGGCGATCATCAGCCGCCGCTTGAAGCCGCCAGAGAGCCCCCAGGCGGTCTGCCGCGCCCGGTCCGCCAGCCCCAGGAGCTCCAGCACCGCCTGGGTGCGCTGCCGGGCGCGGCGGGGGGAGAGGCCGTAGTAGGCCGCCTGGCTGGCGACGATCTCGCCCACGGGCTCGAAACTATTGAAGTTCACCTCCTGGGGCACCAGCCCGATTCGTCGCCGGGCGGCGACCGGCTCCCGCGCCAGGTCGTGGCCGAACACCCGGATGCGACCCCGCTCCAGGCGCACCAGCGAACTCAGCAGCCCGATCAGCGTGGTCTTGCCGGCGCCGTTGGGGCCCAGCAGGCCGAAGAACGCGCCCGCCCGCACTTGGAGATCCACGCCATCGAGCCCGACGCGGCCGCTGGCGTAGCGCTTGGCGAGCCCTTCCATGTGCAGTGCCGGTGTGCTCATGTGACTCCCTGTTCCGCCGTGCCCACCAGGCGCCCACCGCGGTCCACGGCGCACACGTCCAGGGCGATGTCGTCGGGCAGACGGCGGCGTGCCTGATCGAAGGCGCGGGCGCAGATGCGGTCCCCCAGCGGGATGCCCGTCTCCCGGCACAGCGCCAGGGCCTCGATGCTGGTATTGCAGGCGCGCATGCGTGCCTGCAGCTCGGCGGCTGCCCCCAGGGCCCCGGCCTCGTCGGCGAGGCCGTCCAGGTCGATACTGCACTTGCGGCTGTGGGTGTCCGCGTGGCCGGCGGCGAATTTGCTCAACTTGCCGAAACCGCCGGCCAGGGTGACCCGGGACAGGGGGTGGTGGCGGATGTACTTGAGCACGCCGCCGATGAGATCGCCCATCTCGATCAGGGCCATGTCGTCCAGGCCGTAGCGCTCCCGCGCCAGCGCTTCACTGGAGCCGCCGGTGCAGCACGCCACGTGTTCAATGCCGTTGGCGCGGGCCACGTCCACGGACTGGTGGATGGAGGCGATGTAGGCGGCGCAGGAGAACGGCCGGACGATGCCGGTGGTGCCCAGGATCGACAGCCCGCCCTGGATACCGAGCCGGCCGTTCATGGTGCGCTGGGCAATCCTTTCACCGTCGTCCACGCCCACTGTTACGTCGAAACCGCCGGCGTAGTCGGCACCGGTTGCGCACTCCAGCAGGTGATCGGTGATCATCCGGCGCGGCACCGGATTGATGGCCGGCTCGCCCACGGGCACCGGCAGACCGGAGCGGGTGACCGTGCCCACGCCGTCGCCGGCGTGAAAGACCACGCCCACCGCGGCGCGCAGGCGCACATGCGCCCAGACCCGGGCGCCGTGGGTGGCATCGGGATCGTCGCCGCCGTCCTTGATCACACCGGCCAGGGCGCCATCGGCAATGGCGGTGGCATCGTTGAGCGTGAGCTCCACCGTCTGGCCGCGCGGCAGCACCACTCCCGTGGCCGCTCCGGCGGCTTGACCCAGCGCCAGGCGCGCCGCGGCCACCGCGGCGGCGGTGGCGCACACGCCGGTACTCAGACCGGTGCGCAGGGCACCGGCCGACTCCCGGCTCTCCGGGCGCATGGTGGCGCTGGTCGTGGTTGCGTGATGATTGTCCGTCACCGGCACGTTCCTGGTCAGGGGAACCGGGGCAGGCAAGGGGGAATCAGGTGTCAACGGCTTCGGCAGGTCCGGCGCGCTTGACCCGGTTCCACCGCACCCCGCGGTTCCAGGCTCCTGCAGGCCGGTCTCCGGGCTCGTGGATGGGGGCGCGTTGCACTCCCGGCGGACTGCCTTCCCGGCGCGCCGTGGGGCGCAGCCAGTGGCGTCGATCATCCGCCCTGTCCACCTACCGTTGCGGGGGCAGCGCCGGACTTGCGATGGAGATCGCGCACCGGCTTCCCGATTCTCCTCGCAACCGGTCTGGCTGCGAGACACCTGCGGAACACGGCACCTTAGGTGAGGGGGGCGGGAGGGTCAAGTTGGCGACCTGCAGGGAATTATTTCTTATTTGTACAATCCATATACAATAATGCTGACGCCGATGACAGAGCGATACGACCATGACAGCCAACGCTGACGCCGACCGATTCGATGCCACCGTCGATCCCGCCGAGGTGGAACGCTACCGCGCGCTGGCGGACATGTGGTGGCAGCGTGACGGCAAGCTGTGGCCGCTACACGTACTGAACGAGCTGCGGACCGGTTACATCCGCGACCAGCTGGCAGCACTGCACGGCCGGGACCCCGCGGACCCGGAGCCCCTGCGCGGCCTGCGCATGCTGGATATCGGTTGCGGCGGCGGTCTGCTGAGCGAGGCCATGGCACGGCTGGGCGCCGACGTCCACGGCGTGGACGTGGTGGACAGCAACACCCAGGTGGCGCGACTGCATGCCGCCGAACAGGGGCTCGCCATCGACTACGAAACCACCACCGCGGAAGCACTCACCGAGCGCGGCGCCCGCTACGACGTCGTGCTGAACATGGAGGTGGTGGAACACGTGGCCGATCTTCCGGCCTTCATGGCGGCGGTGAACCGACTGGTGGCTCCCGGCGGCCACACGTTCGTGGCCACCATCAACCGCAACCCGGTGTCGTACGTGGTGGCCATCCTGGGGGCGGAGTACATCTTCCGGCTACTGCCCAAGGGCACGCACCAGTGGTCGCGCTTTCCCACCCCGGAGGAAATCGACACGCTGCTGCAGCGGGACGGCATCCGCGTCATTCGCCGTACTGGCGTGAAGGTCAATCCGCTCACCCGCCGCATGTGGCTGTCACCCTCGCTGAGCGTGAACTACATGCTGCTGGCGGAGCGGGGGAGACACGCCCGCGCCTGAAGAAACACCAAGCCAGGCGCGTCAGTGCATAGAGGGCGATGACAACGATCCGTTGCCTAGTGGGCGGACTCGCCGGGCTCCAGGGCGGGCTCGACCTCGATGATGCGCGCGGAACGGCTTTCCACGTCCACGTCGATGCGGTACTCGCCGGGTTGCAGCACATCCGTGGACAGCGCTTCTTCCACCACCTCGCGCTCCTCATCGGTGAGCGCGCCGCCATGCTCGTTTACAAGCTCCACTGCGTTATCCTCGGCGCCAGCAACAGCGAAGGTCAGCAGCGTGAAGCCGGCCGTGAATACTGCGCGCAACAGGAATCTCGTCATGCAAGTTCTCCACATCGGACGCCGCCCATCCCATGGCTGATAGCGACGTCATCATCGTTGGCGCCGGCGCGGCGGGCATTGCCGCGGCCCGACATCTGCAACGTCAGGGTCTCCACTGCCGGATCATCGAGGCCGGCGACCGCATCGGCGGGCGAGCGTGGAGTGATGGTACCAGCCTCGGTGTGCCCTTCGACCGGGGGTGTGCCTGGTTTCACTGCGGCGGCCGCAACCCCCTGGTGCCCCTGGCCGACATCCACGAAATCACCTACGGCGGCAATCCCTGGAACGCCTATCATCTCCAGAGCGGGCTCCTGGACGCCATGGAGTCCAGGCGACTGCGGGAGAGGGTTGCGGCGGACGTGGAATCACTCTGCGCTGCCGGGCGCGCTGGGCGGGATCCGTCCGCCGCCGACATGCTCGACCCCGAAGCCCCGCACCGCGCGGTGCGGGATTACCTGATCTCCGCCATCAACGGCGTCGCCCTCGAAGACTATGCCTGTGCCGAAGCCGCCGCCGATGATGACACTGGCGAGAACTGGATCGTCCATCA
The DNA window shown above is from Aquisalimonas sp. 2447 and carries:
- a CDS encoding cobalt-precorrin-5B (C(1))-methyltransferase, which translates into the protein MRPESRESAGALRTGLSTGVCATAAAVAAARLALGQAAGAATGVVLPRGQTVELTLNDATAIADGALAGVIKDGGDDPDATHGARVWAHVRLRAAVGVVFHAGDGVGTVTRSGLPVPVGEPAINPVPRRMITDHLLECATGADYAGGFDVTVGVDDGERIAQRTMNGRLGIQGGLSILGTTGIVRPFSCAAYIASIHQSVDVARANGIEHVACCTGGSSEALARERYGLDDMALIEMGDLIGGVLKYIRHHPLSRVTLAGGFGKLSKFAAGHADTHSRKCSIDLDGLADEAGALGAAAELQARMRACNTSIEALALCRETGIPLGDRICARAFDQARRRLPDDIALDVCAVDRGGRLVGTAEQGVT
- a CDS encoding ABC transporter permease, encoding MVVKQLRRFLRTWVQTLLPSVVTAMLFLVVLGELVGREIGTMGGVGYTEFLMPGLVMLAVVTNAYNNVTLSFFGAKLQRHIEELLVAPMPAWLIVAGFVTGGVLRGLLVGLLVAALALPLTGLQLHHPGATLGLALLAALLFAFAGLINGIFARTFDHTSVVATFVLTPLIYLGGLFYPVERLAEPWQSLSLANPMYYLIDGFRHGLLGSGALPWTTTFTMLGLATVITGAVAWALVARGTRVKP
- the cobG gene encoding precorrin-3B synthase yields the protein MTRTRSHDTPQQPQVRGACPGVAAPMTSGDGLLLRVRHPVGGLTLEQAEALAAAAERHGNGRLELTSRGNLQLRGVTRTTLTDAQTALIRAGVADADPEREAVRNVLAAPVTDLDPTAVADGAPVARAVADAVADHPRLRGLPPKTGIVVDGGGTLGVPDVYADVRLDAVPVAQGVAWRVGLAGRAADARPVGTIGPQDTAAAVVALLEALVDLAGEGQPPRMATALLERGEAPFRRALAPWSGDVVAPEPGDRQAPRAADGWLQAEFPFGALEAWQLRGLAVLARERRLAPETPPTLRLTPWRSVLITGMEPAAVTALGELGAITDAADPRRGLGACVGAPGCASATTATRDDALALEAVAPTLLAAGERVHVSGCGKGCGAPAHAGVTLVADAGYYAMTLTGGVAHAPDWPPAPPATVRRRVAALDTLFARERHAPRESLDAFISRLGRESVVRRVEEETTRV
- a CDS encoding ABC transporter ATP-binding protein, coding for MSTPALHMEGLAKRYASGRVGLDGVDLQVRAGAFFGLLGPNGAGKTTLIGLLSSLVRLERGRIRVFGHDLAREPVAARRRIGLVPQEVNFNSFEPVGEIVASQAAYYGLSPRRARQRTQAVLELLGLADRARQTAWGLSGGFKRRLMIARALVHEPRLLLLDEPTAGVDVEARHTLWELLRGLNAAGTTVLLTTHYLEEAEQLCDDLAFIDGGRIAARGTPAELLQGLDHDTLVLDLAADHPRPPDLGGITVRQVDPRTLEVDVPRGQPLNGLFAELSAQGLAVASLRNKTNRLEQLFLERVRGGTQGAS
- a CDS encoding precorrin-8X methylmutase codes for the protein MSELDYIRDGQAIYRQSFAIIQAEADLARFPATLLPAVVRMIHACGMTDLAADVGFSTGVGDAARRALAAGAPILCDSQMVAHGITRARLPVDNRVVCTLRDEGVPALAEQLGNTRSAAAMELWREDLAGAVVAIGNAPTSLFRLLEMLDAGAPRPAAVLGMPVGFVGAVESKESLAAYAADLDYLTVFGRRGGSAMAAAAVNALATERW
- the ubiG gene encoding bifunctional 2-polyprenyl-6-hydroxyphenol methylase/3-demethylubiquinol 3-O-methyltransferase UbiG, with protein sequence MTANADADRFDATVDPAEVERYRALADMWWQRDGKLWPLHVLNELRTGYIRDQLAALHGRDPADPEPLRGLRMLDIGCGGGLLSEAMARLGADVHGVDVVDSNTQVARLHAAEQGLAIDYETTTAEALTERGARYDVVLNMEVVEHVADLPAFMAAVNRLVAPGGHTFVATINRNPVSYVVAILGAEYIFRLLPKGTHQWSRFPTPEEIDTLLQRDGIRVIRRTGVKVNPLTRRMWLSPSLSVNYMLLAERGRHARA